A region of the Methylosinus sp. H3A genome:
ACGACATCGTCTCGAGCCTGCCCCCCATCGAGCCCAGCGCGTGGGCCGAGCCATGGCGTGCGCCGACGGATGAGACGCGCGCTCTCGCCGGCGCGCTCGACGGAGAGCGTGACGATCTCCTCCAGCGCCGCCTGCGCGCCGATGGCGCTCGCCGTCACGAAGACGACGCTTTGACCATCCCCGTCGAAAGCGACCCGAGCAGGCGGCTCCTCCGGCTTCTTGCCGGGCGCGTTGGCGGACGCCGGCGCTATGGCGCCGGAGGGCTTCAGCGCGACATAGCTCACCGCGCCGAAGTCGCGCGACAGACGCTCCATGGCGAGGGCGAAACGCTCGGCGTCGTTCACGCCGCGCGCCCCATGGTCGAAATGAGTGGCGACATGATGGGTGAGCGCCGCCGCCCCGACGATGATCGAGGAAGCCACGGCGAGGGCGGCGAGCGTCTCGACGAGAGTGAAGCCAGCGCGGCGTCCTGTCTCTGCCCTGCTTCGCAA
Encoded here:
- a CDS encoding type II secretion system protein J, which encodes MRSRAETGRRAGFTLVETLAALAVASSIIVGAAALTHHVATHFDHGARGVNDAERFALAMERLSRDFGAVSYVALKPSGAIAPASANAPGKKPEEPPARVAFDGDGQSVVFVTASAIGAQAALEEIVTLSVERAGESARLIRRRTPWLGPRAGLDGGQARDDVVLLEGRFDISFAYARVEKDVASWREIWRGESELPRLFRLDLRDPETGASLSPGAEFLLRADAPADCASAKAQCLPAAKKAPQSPAPRRAPT